The following DNA comes from Marinilactibacillus sp. Marseille-P9653.
GAAGCGATTGATACAAATCGCGATGTTGTCATCATCGATACAGCGGGTCGTCTACATATAGACGAAACACTGATGGATGAACTAGAAAACGTTAAGACGGCCATCAATCCACATGAGATCTTTTTAGTTGTAGATGCCATGACTGGTCAAGATGCTGTCAATGTTGCAAATACCTTTAATGATCGATTGGATATCACCAGCGTGATCCTTACAAAACTTGATGGAGATACACGTGGTGGTGCTGCACTTTCTATACGCTCCGTAACGCAAAAACCGATTAAATTTACGGGTACTGGGGAACGCCTTGATGCACTTGAACCATTCCACCCAGACCGCATGGCTAACCGAATTCTTGGCATGGGCGATATCTTAACATTAGTTGAGCGTGCTCAACAAGAAGTGGACGAGAAACGTGCGGAAGAAATGGCTGAGAAAATGCGTGAAAATACGTATGATTTCAACGATTTCATCGAGCAAATGGACCAGATGCAAAATATGGGACCTATTGAAGATTTAATCAAAATGATTCCTGGAGTAAACCAGATTCCTGGTATGGATCAATTTGAAATGGATCCTAAGGATATGGCACATATGAAAGCCATCGTGATGTCTATGACACCGGAGGAAAGAAGTAATCCAGATATCCTTTCTCAAAAACGTAGAAGAAGAATCGCTGCTGGTTCAGCTAGAAATATTGCTGAAGTCAATCGTATGATCAAGCAGTTCAAACAATCTAAAGATATGATGAGCAAGATGTCTAATGGAAATATGAACGGCATGGAAAATCTATTCGGTGGCGGAATCAAAGGTAAATTAGGTAAGATGGCAATGAACAAAGCCTCTAAAAACATGGCCAAAAAGAAAAAGAAAAAAATTAGACGAAAAAAATAATTTAGAGAAAAGCGCATTTATCTACATGCATCTTTACCCGAAAACAAGACACTCAAAAATAGTGTCTTGTTTTTCGGGGTTTTTTTTGGTTATTTTGATAAACTTTTGTAGAGGTGTTCAAGTTGAGTAGGAGCCAGATCGGTTAGGAAAAAGTTTCTAACCTTTTTATAAAAACGTTGTTATATCAACATTTATACGCTAAATCATGGTATAATAGTAGAGTAGAAAGTTGAGACGGTGGCTATCTTGGAAGGTGGTGGTGCTTATGAGAATAGG
Coding sequences within:
- the ffh gene encoding signal recognition particle protein, producing MAFEGLTGRLQDAFSGLRKKGKITEADVKDAMREVRLALLEADVNYKVVRDFVKTVREKAIGEEVLESINGGQQVVKIVNDELTHLMGDTQEKIIFADRGPTVYMMTGLQGAGKTTTAGKLANYLRKNENKKPMMVAADIYRPAAIDQLQTVGRDLNIPVFSMGDQVSPVEIAEKGIQEAIDTNRDVVIIDTAGRLHIDETLMDELENVKTAINPHEIFLVVDAMTGQDAVNVANTFNDRLDITSVILTKLDGDTRGGAALSIRSVTQKPIKFTGTGERLDALEPFHPDRMANRILGMGDILTLVERAQQEVDEKRAEEMAEKMRENTYDFNDFIEQMDQMQNMGPIEDLIKMIPGVNQIPGMDQFEMDPKDMAHMKAIVMSMTPEERSNPDILSQKRRRRIAAGSARNIAEVNRMIKQFKQSKDMMSKMSNGNMNGMENLFGGGIKGKLGKMAMNKASKNMAKKKKKKIRRKK